A stretch of DNA from Patescibacteria group bacterium:
GAAGTTTTAATTGATGCTTCAACTGGTAACAATTCAGCTAGCAGTAACAGCGGAGATGCGATTATTAACACAGGAGATGCTAATGTTGTTACCAATGTCTTTAATTTTCTCAACAGCAATATTATTGGTTCAAACTGGACCCAGATTATTATAAATGTCTTTGATAATTGGATTGGTGATTTAATTTTCCCTGGAAAAGAGGCAATGCAAGATTTTTTAGGACAAGGATCATCGGTCTGCGGAGGAGATTGCGGAGGAACCAATATAGTTAGTTCGAATGAAGGCCAAATCGAAAACGAAGTTACTGTAGTTGCAGATACCGGTCAAAACACAATCACAAGAGGCTCTGGTATAATCAATACCGGTCATGCCAATGCCCAAGCCAATGTTTTTAACGTAGCTAATTCTAATATAAATGGTGGAAGCTGGTTCCTTTTAGGAATCAATGTTTTTGGCAACTGGAAGGGGAATGTATTTAGTTTACCTCCCGGCTTTGGAAATAATGTAAGCTCTAATGGTGTTAAACTTTATAATCTTGGACCCGAAGATCTCGATAATCCATCAGAGAATAGTTCTTTGAATATCGTTAACGATAATACAGGGACCATTAAAAATAGTGTTCTAGTCAATGTTTCAACTGGTGGAAACACGGCCAATTCCAATGAAGGCTCAGCTGTGATAAACACTGGAAATGCTAATGTTCTAACTAATCTCACCAATATTTTAAATTCAAATATTACTGGAGCCAATTGGCTTTTGGGGATGATTAATGTTTTTGGTAACTGGCAAGGGGATTTAGCTTTTGGCCGACCTGACCTTTGGATAGGAATTAGTGCAGAAGCTCCGAGTAATATGCCAAAAACTGGTGAGCAAATTACATACACCTTGACTTATATTAATAATGGAAATGCTGATGCCACCAATGTTACTATGACTGACGATTACAATGAAGAGCATCTTGACGTTAATAATTCTGGTTCAGGTACGGTTATAGATAATCCGGGGGAAGTGTACTGGAACATTGGCACAGTCCCACCAGGTGGTTCAGGTTCAGTTTCATATACTACGACAGTCAATGGAAATATGCCCCGTGGAACAGGCCTTTATATTACTAACACCGCCCAAATTGACTGTTTTGAAGATGATGCAAATTATGCAGATAATATTGATGAGATTTCAATCGGAATAGCTAAAATTTATGAAAATTCTCCCTGTGGCATGTGGCCCTGCCCATCAACACCTGCTCGACCAAACTTAGAAATTACCAAAACTAATAATGTTGATGATTTTGTTTATGCTGGAAGCGAGGTTGATTATCAGATAGTACTTTACAATGACAGTAGCGGCCCGGCCTATGATGTAGTTATTGAAGATGTTATAATTATTGACCAAGATTCTTTTGAAGTATTTAATACTCAAAGTTGGGATTTAGGGAAAGTTTTTCCTTATGAAGAAATAATCATTGACTATACAGTAGCTATTGGCTCTGAAGTCCCGGTTGGTTTTTATAAAAATACTGCTAAAGCTACGGGTACAGACAGCAAAGAAAATCCTGTTTGGACTTCTGAAGTCTCTACTGTAATTGAGGTAAGGGTAGAAGAAGCCCCTCCTCAGGAAGGAGCTGGAGAGGAATTAGAAGAAGAGGAAATAGTAGAAGAGGAAATTTCTCTTGAGGA
This window harbors:
- a CDS encoding DUF11 domain-containing protein, with translation MKKINKSKIIILISLLITGLVVFAFSAFSVLAEEGEGENGGIQIETAEPYCGDGNVDESEECDDGANNGLECLPEYGSTCNYCSTDCQTVELQGPYCGDGNLDDGEECDDGNNEDGDDCSANCLTEEVSEPICGDGVIEGDEECDEGENNGTECTPEYGSTCNYCSTDCGIVELTGAYCGDGNLDEAEECDDANNEDGDGCSANCTIEEVAGEEGTGEGENEPLCTDVDEDGYAVEGEDCGAIDCDDTNPDVNPGATETSDNQIDDNCDGEIDEEEQGDSTDEGDEGDEVDEGNEECEEEIEEIIEDFEEENCQEEDCAIELVENNEAEVENEIVNAGSSGSNEVESPGDAIIDTGDVNLVVGLVNTVNSNVIGFDFAQFLFNIFSQLQGNIDLSEEIGESSEEGCSPDMDCMNIVSDNEGSIENEVLIDASTGNNSASSNSGDAIINTGDANVVTNVFNFLNSNIIGSNWTQIIINVFDNWIGDLIFPGKEAMQDFLGQGSSVCGGDCGGTNIVSSNEGQIENEVTVVADTGQNTITRGSGIINTGHANAQANVFNVANSNINGGSWFLLGINVFGNWKGNVFSLPPGFGNNVSSNGVKLYNLGPEDLDNPSENSSLNIVNDNTGTIKNSVLVNVSTGGNTANSNEGSAVINTGNANVLTNLTNILNSNITGANWLLGMINVFGNWQGDLAFGRPDLWIGISAEAPSNMPKTGEQITYTLTYINNGNADATNVTMTDDYNEEHLDVNNSGSGTVIDNPGEVYWNIGTVPPGGSGSVSYTTTVNGNMPRGTGLYITNTAQIDCFEDDANYADNIDEISIGIAKIYENSPCGMWPCPSTPARPNLEITKTNNVDDFVYAGSEVDYQIVLYNDSSGPAYDVVIEDVIIIDQDSFEVFNTQSWDLGKVFPYEEIIIDYTVAIGSEVPVGFYKNTAKATGTDSKENPVWTSEVSTVIEVRVEEAPPQEGAGEELEEEEIVEEEISLEEIENELNGIEDKIEKIREEIERRIKEAPPEVSPEPESTPIHFPEILIPEVLAQEEEPGPLEEPKEPKIEKNGLEKLLEKLLGAISRMSPEDIPIGIGLLTLSIIILFFLMRERKNKKGKRKKGRKKVSKT